The following coding sequences lie in one Pontibacter sp. G13 genomic window:
- a CDS encoding DNA starvation/stationary phase protection protein — translation METRSSTPAGNRRGDSDINQVGMTQKSATAVVQSLNKALANYQIFYQNLRAFHWLVKGHHFFELHEKFEKMYDNASEAIDDIAERILTLDGTPLHSYEDYLKNAEVKSVANPSGESPMVQAAIENSQVVLAALRAVIDESAQQGDDGTNDMAIGFARQLEKDIWMLNAWLG, via the coding sequence ATGGAAACCCGATCCTCAACTCCCGCTGGCAATCGCCGAGGAGATTCCGATATCAATCAAGTCGGAATGACCCAGAAAAGTGCCACCGCAGTCGTTCAATCACTCAATAAGGCACTCGCCAACTATCAAATATTCTATCAAAATCTGCGTGCTTTCCACTGGCTCGTCAAAGGTCATCATTTCTTCGAACTTCATGAAAAATTCGAAAAAATGTATGACAATGCGTCTGAGGCCATTGACGATATTGCAGAAAGAATTTTGACGCTGGATGGGACTCCCCTTCATTCTTATGAAGACTACCTCAAAAATGCAGAAGTTAAATCTGTAGCCAATCCTTCTGGAGAATCTCCCATGGTTCAGGCTGCCATCGAAAATTCGCAGGTGGTACTCGCCGCGTTACGCGCTGTCATCGATGAATCTGCGCAGCAGGGTGATGATGGCACCAACGATATGGCCATCGGATTTGCTCGGCAACTCGAAAAAGATATTTGGATGCTCAACGCTTGGTTGGGATAA
- the tsaD gene encoding tRNA (adenosine(37)-N6)-threonylcarbamoyltransferase complex transferase subunit TsaD — translation MTHSDIKSRSTYPTILAIESSCDETSAAVIQGGKVRSNIISSQLDHAEYGGVIPELASRLHQQQIVRVVEKALSEAEVSKHDLDAVGFTRGPGLLGALLVGTCFAKSFALGLGKPLVDVNHMQAHVLANFLQEQPPEFPFLCLTVSGGHTQLVLVKDYLDMELMGETIDDAAGEAFDKAAKIMGLPYPGGPEIDKLAKQGDPKFLKFPRPDVGPYDFSFSGLKTSLLYKLKDGVKADSHFLDDHMADICASYQGAIVSVLLDKMKKAAQDAGVKHLAIAGGVSANSELRLRFQQMCNEQHWKAHIPDFQYCTDNAAMIAISAHFQFQAGKFADLDVTPFTRGGL, via the coding sequence ATGACCCATTCTGACATCAAATCCCGTTCTACATATCCGACCATCCTTGCGATAGAGTCTTCCTGCGATGAAACTTCCGCAGCAGTTATTCAAGGGGGCAAGGTGCGTTCCAATATCATCAGCTCGCAGTTGGATCATGCCGAGTACGGGGGGGTAATCCCAGAACTTGCGTCCCGCCTCCATCAACAACAAATTGTCAGAGTTGTGGAAAAGGCCCTCTCTGAAGCCGAGGTATCCAAACATGATCTGGATGCAGTAGGATTCACGCGAGGTCCCGGCTTATTGGGAGCATTGCTTGTCGGCACCTGCTTCGCCAAGTCGTTTGCATTGGGATTGGGAAAACCGCTTGTAGATGTCAACCATATGCAGGCCCATGTGTTGGCGAATTTCCTTCAGGAACAACCGCCCGAGTTTCCATTCCTATGTCTGACCGTTTCTGGAGGCCATACCCAATTGGTCTTGGTCAAGGATTATCTGGACATGGAACTTATGGGAGAAACGATCGACGATGCTGCTGGCGAGGCATTTGACAAAGCCGCCAAAATCATGGGACTACCCTATCCGGGTGGGCCAGAGATCGATAAATTGGCCAAGCAAGGGGACCCAAAATTCCTAAAATTCCCAAGGCCAGATGTCGGCCCCTACGACTTCTCCTTTTCAGGGCTAAAAACCTCATTGCTCTACAAGCTCAAAGATGGAGTGAAAGCAGATTCCCACTTTCTGGACGACCACATGGCGGATATCTGTGCGTCATACCAAGGGGCAATTGTCTCAGTCTTGTTGGACAAAATGAAGAAAGCCGCTCAAGATGCCGGGGTCAAGCACCTCGCCATTGCCGGTGGCGTATCCGCCAATTCCGAACTCCGACTCCGCTTCCAGCAAATGTGCAACGAACAGCACTGGAAAGCACACATCCCTGATTTTCAATACTGTACAGACAATGCTGCGATGATCGCCATTTCTGCACACTTTCAATTTCAAGCAGGGAAATTTGCAGACTTGGATGTTACGCCATTTACAAGAGGAGGACTCTAA
- a CDS encoding translocation/assembly module TamB domain-containing protein has protein sequence MKSRAGHIVKRQVMTGGGLVILLLLFTWAITLPPFQTWLVKKATGYLSEFLGVPVQMEGVHVALPHNAVIKGLQICDRHQQPMLTTKELRLDLISFSLWKLLAEQAESQRMFISSVSLVEPDLLLYRSTVDSQLNLQFLLNSLMGEPDTTKAKKPFTIELGDVNISGGEFRFIDSLSSEVDSIGPGRIRFQHMALEDIHVQGKAIIGPFDRLEVDLAHLGLRELYSGFWIEHVSGQLLADTTQQTVDGDDPISQPFVRISSLELEAAGSKLLADIAFDGKTLNNAFRFDEGFAYRAEVKSGTSIDFSTINYFTPQPIPLEGIVEAQGALSGTKDDLNGKNLDLRYGSNTRVKGSVTLEDLLHADQSHLEVDLTQSLVSLGEIQTLLPDVPIPDFLEEIDSLTLAGSYKGTYRDFRVNAEVESKLGWMDADLHFMIPPVTPILSYEGKVISKGLNLNRMGLDAYNISPDLNFQGNVKGKGTDLENMELAFDASVINSHIRGVLVDSVMADLTIANRQIAGTLYGESKETEVDLDVNFDLLNHPNNYELKGDIKQFDLREWGIVSDSFVVSSLVDIDLRGDSVDEVIGLAQVNELMLMHAGRKDTLQVPALDFQATVEQDGYRYINLKSSLLDADLAGFFGLKQAGMLVQQLAYETQLYVTNADSLLDAYYADKVMAKQETDLKFGIAFKDSLNQVFDFFHLGIELEGAGLATGELQFRPGQDSLSGTEQLNLAMHAPKVKVGSVVLDNNQLDLDLIKQANSNLFFLAGGLHVDTCRVSEDLYFRSVGMDIQGAENHFETDLVAGLPDNQSEIALKVGTLLASDGSIRSALEPYASHVTLPNDSLYFEQGDSMVLHKGVFDIRNLVLQNDRRYFRLDGEISKNPDSELTLSIGQLDLGMLGEALQLAIKPEGFINSEIVMSQLLEDPHFQLDGRIDGLKLDDQAYGNIFVDFGWQQSTREMELDAKLVQGEDTTLVMSGAYDLQDRLSPLQFTIVTEREFPLEYISPFVKGQLYGIQGRVALEEFSITGTLESPVISGIGHFNDAGFGVDYFKTKYRFDGDIMFENDRISFPRIKLYDENDHTAIFYGDILHKGLRDLEFDLQLDTVQNFLIMNTTKDDNDLFYGEVYIDDGIGSITGNLERLSVTAFASVGEGSHLRIPVSDVGSYDRPDYIRFVSDRIADSVTRNTGLQGFDLNLNISANEKGQVDLIFDEKVGDIIRGWGNGTLTMVIDESGDFGMFGRYEIAKGDYLFTAQDIINKKFKLKPGGSIFWDGDPFSAIMDIEAIYSVNAEIKDLLNQTNSVRTPVNVLMNLKGELLEPEIKLSIELPNLTDSQFSDALSVLRMIENDEAELNKQVFSLMVFKRFAPIGSSLGDDLAGSGVTSSISELLTNQVNYWISKATGDKVNIGVGTTDFQDVSLLISAQLFGDRVTIERDGTLVDLSEDNSSFNLGNIKVIIKLLPAANQIQNPTERPSELVLEVFNRERYSSINQEASTANNETGLGIFYKKDFDRLSELFPFLKKKKRSKLPKNEPEQTVSPLTPVVEEDSTTQQR, from the coding sequence TTGAAAAGTCGCGCAGGACATATCGTAAAAAGGCAGGTGATGACCGGAGGTGGGTTGGTGATCCTGCTCTTACTCTTCACTTGGGCCATTACCTTACCTCCCTTCCAGACTTGGCTCGTCAAGAAGGCTACAGGCTATCTGTCTGAATTTTTGGGAGTTCCCGTTCAGATGGAAGGCGTTCATGTAGCCCTTCCCCACAATGCCGTAATCAAGGGGCTCCAAATTTGCGACAGGCATCAACAACCGATGCTCACGACGAAGGAACTCAGGCTAGATCTGATTTCTTTTTCCCTCTGGAAACTGCTGGCCGAACAAGCCGAAAGCCAGCGGATGTTCATCTCCAGCGTTTCCTTGGTAGAACCTGATTTGTTGCTATATCGCTCCACAGTGGACTCACAGCTGAATCTTCAATTCTTGCTAAATTCCTTGATGGGAGAACCGGATACCACGAAGGCCAAGAAACCTTTTACGATTGAATTGGGGGATGTCAATATTTCAGGAGGCGAATTCAGATTCATCGATTCTCTCTCCTCGGAGGTGGATAGCATTGGTCCGGGCCGAATTCGCTTCCAGCACATGGCACTGGAGGATATTCATGTCCAGGGCAAGGCCATCATTGGTCCATTCGATCGATTGGAAGTAGACCTCGCGCATTTGGGGTTGAGAGAATTGTACTCCGGCTTCTGGATAGAACATGTATCTGGTCAATTGCTGGCTGATACGACCCAACAAACGGTAGATGGTGATGATCCCATTTCCCAGCCTTTTGTGAGGATTTCATCGCTAGAACTGGAGGCAGCGGGTTCCAAATTGCTGGCCGATATTGCGTTTGATGGAAAGACGTTGAATAATGCCTTTCGCTTTGATGAGGGGTTTGCCTATCGGGCAGAGGTGAAATCTGGCACCAGTATCGATTTTTCGACGATCAATTATTTCACCCCTCAACCTATTCCCCTTGAAGGAATCGTGGAAGCACAGGGGGCATTGTCTGGCACCAAGGACGATTTGAACGGCAAGAATCTAGATTTGCGTTACGGGTCCAATACCCGGGTCAAGGGTTCTGTTACGTTGGAGGATCTGCTTCATGCTGACCAATCCCATTTGGAGGTCGATTTGACCCAAAGCCTGGTCTCCTTGGGGGAGATTCAAACGCTGCTTCCCGATGTGCCTATTCCGGATTTTCTCGAAGAAATTGACAGCTTGACTCTTGCTGGGAGCTACAAGGGGACTTACCGTGATTTTAGGGTGAATGCAGAGGTGGAGTCCAAGCTGGGGTGGATGGATGCCGACCTTCATTTTATGATTCCCCCAGTCACTCCGATTCTTTCCTATGAAGGAAAAGTGATTTCCAAAGGTCTTAACCTCAATCGGATGGGATTGGACGCCTATAACATTTCGCCAGATCTCAATTTTCAAGGGAATGTAAAAGGGAAAGGAACGGATCTGGAAAATATGGAACTCGCCTTTGATGCTTCTGTCATCAATTCGCATATCCGTGGAGTACTGGTGGACTCTGTCATGGCGGATCTGACGATTGCCAATCGCCAGATTGCTGGGACTTTGTATGGGGAAAGTAAGGAAACAGAGGTAGATCTGGATGTGAATTTCGATCTGCTCAATCACCCCAACAACTATGAGCTAAAGGGCGATATCAAGCAATTCGATCTGCGAGAATGGGGAATTGTATCTGATTCATTTGTGGTAAGTAGTTTGGTCGATATTGACCTGAGAGGGGATAGTGTCGATGAGGTAATCGGCTTGGCACAAGTGAATGAATTGATGCTTATGCATGCTGGGCGGAAGGATACGCTTCAAGTTCCCGCATTAGATTTTCAGGCGACGGTAGAGCAGGACGGATATCGATACATCAATCTCAAAAGTAGCCTGCTTGATGCGGATTTGGCTGGTTTTTTTGGATTGAAACAGGCAGGTATGTTGGTGCAGCAATTGGCTTACGAGACCCAGCTGTATGTGACCAATGCCGATAGCTTGCTGGATGCCTATTACGCCGACAAGGTCATGGCCAAGCAGGAAACCGATCTGAAATTTGGGATTGCCTTCAAGGATAGTCTCAATCAGGTTTTTGATTTCTTCCATTTGGGGATTGAGTTGGAAGGCGCAGGGTTGGCTACTGGGGAATTGCAATTTCGACCTGGACAAGATAGCCTTTCTGGAACAGAGCAATTGAACTTGGCAATGCATGCCCCCAAGGTCAAAGTTGGCTCTGTTGTATTGGACAATAACCAATTGGATTTAGACTTGATCAAACAGGCCAATTCCAATTTGTTTTTTCTGGCGGGAGGGCTTCATGTCGATACCTGTCGGGTCAGTGAAGACCTTTATTTCCGGTCAGTTGGGATGGATATTCAGGGAGCGGAAAATCATTTTGAGACTGATTTGGTCGCTGGACTTCCGGACAACCAAAGTGAAATCGCGCTCAAAGTGGGGACGCTTTTGGCTTCCGATGGATCGATTCGGTCGGCGCTAGAGCCCTATGCCTCCCACGTCACCCTGCCCAATGACTCGCTCTATTTTGAGCAAGGAGATTCAATGGTTCTTCACAAAGGCGTGTTTGATATTCGCAATCTGGTTTTACAGAATGATCGTCGATACTTCAGATTGGATGGGGAAATCTCCAAGAATCCCGATAGTGAGCTTACCCTTTCCATTGGTCAGTTGGATTTGGGGATGTTGGGAGAGGCCCTTCAGTTGGCGATCAAGCCAGAAGGCTTTATCAATTCGGAGATAGTAATGTCTCAATTATTGGAAGATCCTCATTTTCAGTTGGATGGCCGCATCGATGGGCTAAAGCTGGATGACCAAGCCTACGGGAATATCTTTGTGGATTTTGGCTGGCAGCAGAGTACAAGAGAAATGGAGCTTGATGCCAAATTGGTACAGGGCGAGGATACCACTTTGGTCATGTCAGGGGCATATGATCTTCAAGACCGCCTATCGCCTTTGCAGTTTACGATTGTTACAGAGCGTGAATTTCCGCTGGAATATATTTCTCCTTTTGTAAAGGGGCAATTGTATGGCATTCAAGGGAGAGTGGCTTTGGAGGAATTTTCGATCACGGGTACGCTTGAATCTCCTGTGATCAGCGGAATCGGGCATTTCAATGATGCCGGATTTGGGGTGGATTACTTTAAGACCAAGTATCGATTTGATGGAGACATCATGTTTGAGAATGACAGGATTTCCTTCCCGCGGATCAAGCTATATGACGAAAACGACCACACCGCGATTTTCTATGGGGATATTCTTCACAAAGGTTTGCGAGACCTAGAGTTTGATCTCCAGCTCGATACGGTGCAGAATTTCCTGATCATGAATACGACCAAGGACGACAATGACTTGTTCTATGGCGAAGTGTACATCGATGATGGGATTGGGAGTATCACCGGAAATTTGGAACGACTGAGTGTGACGGCTTTTGCTTCTGTAGGCGAAGGCTCACATTTGAGGATTCCCGTGAGTGATGTAGGTAGCTATGATCGGCCAGATTACATTCGATTCGTCAGTGATCGGATAGCTGATTCTGTGACCCGCAATACTGGATTACAGGGATTCGATTTGAACCTCAACATTTCTGCCAATGAAAAAGGGCAGGTGGATTTGATCTTCGATGAAAAAGTCGGGGATATCATACGAGGATGGGGAAATGGTACCCTGACAATGGTAATCGATGAATCGGGGGATTTCGGGATGTTTGGTCGATATGAGATCGCCAAAGGAGACTACTTGTTTACAGCTCAAGATATCATCAACAAGAAGTTTAAACTCAAGCCAGGTGGGTCCATATTCTGGGATGGAGATCCCTTTTCAGCGATCATGGACATTGAGGCGATTTATTCGGTGAATGCTGAGATCAAGGACCTGCTGAATCAAACCAATTCTGTTCGGACTCCTGTGAATGTCCTCATGAACCTTAAAGGGGAATTGTTGGAGCCAGAAATCAAGCTCAGCATAGAACTCCCCAACTTGACGGATTCCCAATTTTCAGATGCACTTTCTGTACTACGAATGATCGAAAATGACGAAGCCGAACTGAATAAGCAGGTTTTCTCCTTGATGGTCTTCAAGCGTTTTGCACCAATTGGCTCTTCCTTGGGGGATGACTTGGCGGGATCAGGAGTAACTTCCAGTATCTCGGAATTGCTGACGAATCAGGTGAATTACTGGATATCCAA